Proteins co-encoded in one Paracrocinitomix mangrovi genomic window:
- a CDS encoding T9SS-dependent choice-of-anchor J family protein produces MNLKLYSTYKLFFMVCAIVLSNRINAQITENFDDITTLTGSGWIMQNNSSPLGSTDWFQGNATAFAAFNGAGDSYIGANFNNTSGVGTISNWLLTPNVTLKNGDVITFYTRTTIDNMWADNLQVRMSTNGASTNVGATATSVGDFSTVLLEINPTLALSTYPMAWTQYSITISGLTAPTSGRLAFRYFVTNAGPSGSNSDYIGIDAFVYTPYVCPTLTVTPGTLNNGTAGTTYGEVLGQTGALGTASFAVVSGTLPPGVTLGTNGTFSGSPTATGTYTFTVEVTDQSGCTGTQTYSLTIDCPTNGATLAAFPDMCEGDSPLVLTQGSPSGGTYSGTGVTGSQFDPSAGTSAISYSLTDVYGCVQTAVGTITVNPLPTVTLDPFSTYCEGAAAFALSGGNPTGGTYSGTGVSGGMFNPATAGTFTVTYTYMDGNGCTNTANADVVVADCLGLPETNGLKNFSCYPNPTNGELFVQFNESTAVDVSIRVVGANGQVVSIEEIKDVKGQFQHVLDLSSFDKGIYVIEVTTPSGTGIQRIVLQ; encoded by the coding sequence ATGAATTTAAAATTATACTCAACTTATAAGTTATTTTTTATGGTTTGTGCGATTGTATTATCCAATAGGATCAATGCTCAAATCACTGAAAATTTTGATGACATTACTACGCTTACCGGATCTGGATGGATCATGCAAAACAATAGTTCGCCTTTAGGATCAACAGATTGGTTCCAAGGTAATGCTACAGCATTTGCAGCATTCAATGGGGCCGGAGATTCTTACATTGGTGCCAATTTTAACAACACTTCAGGTGTGGGTACTATCAGTAACTGGTTGTTAACGCCTAATGTTACTTTAAAAAACGGTGATGTAATCACTTTTTATACCCGCACAACCATTGATAATATGTGGGCAGATAATCTACAAGTGCGCATGAGTACCAATGGAGCAAGTACCAACGTTGGAGCCACAGCAACATCTGTTGGAGATTTTTCAACTGTGTTGCTAGAAATCAACCCAACTTTGGCTTTGAGCACTTATCCAATGGCCTGGACCCAGTACTCTATCACAATTAGTGGTTTAACAGCTCCTACTTCAGGTAGATTGGCTTTTAGGTATTTTGTTACCAATGCAGGACCTTCTGGATCTAACTCAGATTACATTGGGATAGATGCGTTTGTTTATACACCTTATGTTTGTCCTACTTTAACTGTAACACCTGGCACGCTGAATAACGGAACAGCCGGAACAACTTATGGAGAAGTATTGGGCCAAACAGGAGCTTTAGGTACGGCATCTTTTGCTGTAGTTTCAGGAACATTACCTCCAGGTGTAACGCTTGGAACAAATGGTACTTTTTCTGGTTCGCCAACTGCTACCGGAACCTATACTTTTACAGTTGAAGTAACTGACCAAAGTGGATGTACAGGAACACAAACCTATTCTTTAACAATAGACTGTCCTACCAACGGAGCGACTTTAGCCGCATTCCCGGATATGTGTGAAGGTGATTCACCATTAGTGTTAACACAAGGTTCACCATCCGGTGGAACGTATAGCGGAACGGGTGTTACCGGAAGCCAATTTGATCCATCAGCAGGAACATCAGCCATCTCTTATTCATTAACGGATGTTTATGGTTGTGTTCAAACTGCAGTGGGCACAATTACAGTAAATCCACTTCCAACTGTTACGCTAGATCCATTTTCAACCTATTGTGAAGGTGCTGCAGCTTTTGCATTGTCAGGAGGTAATCCTACCGGCGGAACTTATAGTGGAACTGGAGTTTCTGGAGGGATGTTTAACCCTGCCACTGCCGGAACTTTTACAGTGACTTATACTTATATGGATGGTAATGGATGCACCAATACTGCCAACGCAGATGTAGTGGTAGCAGATTGCCTTGGATTGCCGGAAACAAATGGATTAAAGAATTTCAGTTGTTATCCAAACCCAACCAATGGAGAATTATTTGTGCAGTTCAATGAATCAACGGCTGTAGATGTATCAATAAGAGTTGTTGGTGCAAATGGGCAAGTTGTTTCAATTGAAGAAATAAAAGATGTTAAGGGACAATTTCAACATGTTTTGGACCTTTCTTCTTTTGATAAAGGAATTTATGTAATTGAAGTAACTACACCTTCAGGTACAGGAATTCAAAGAATCGTATTGCAGTAA
- the trxA gene encoding thioredoxin, which translates to MAKFEDIVKSHPIVLVDFHATWCGPCKALAPILKDLKNKMKDQIKIVKIDVDKHQVLSGQLGVRGVPTMILYKDGKQVWRQSGVVPLHSLVQVIGGYL; encoded by the coding sequence ATGGCAAAGTTTGAAGATATCGTTAAAAGTCATCCTATCGTATTGGTAGATTTTCATGCTACCTGGTGTGGACCATGCAAAGCGTTGGCTCCTATTTTGAAGGATCTTAAAAACAAGATGAAGGATCAGATAAAAATTGTGAAGATTGATGTAGATAAGCATCAGGTTTTATCAGGTCAATTAGGAGTTAGAGGTGTTCCGACTATGATTTTGTATAAAGATGGCAAGCAGGTTTGGAGACAATCTGGTGTTGTGCCTTTGCATAGTTTGGTACAGGTGATTGGTGGGTATTTGTGA
- a CDS encoding HutD family protein: protein MNIIRSNKTTNWGGGTTTELYIWPENATYKNRDFDFRLSTATVEVENAEFTPLPRVKRTLMVLDGQLGLQHEGQHSKFLNAFDQEQFDGGWKTNSIGTCIDFNLMCIGDVRGTLTHFHLKEGEKRIIEFNETRHLIYLFKGAIKYQNQTVEEGSLMLFDQENNVDFQALNDCQLVLIQISGTFQQ, encoded by the coding sequence ATGAACATCATTCGATCAAATAAAACTACCAACTGGGGTGGAGGAACAACGACAGAGCTGTATATATGGCCGGAGAATGCCACTTATAAAAACAGAGACTTTGACTTTCGCCTATCAACTGCTACTGTTGAAGTAGAAAATGCTGAATTTACTCCCTTACCTCGAGTAAAAAGAACTTTAATGGTTTTGGATGGGCAATTAGGGTTGCAACATGAAGGGCAGCACAGCAAATTTTTAAATGCCTTTGATCAAGAACAATTTGACGGTGGTTGGAAAACCAATTCAATTGGTACCTGTATTGATTTTAACCTCATGTGTATAGGAGATGTCAGAGGTACATTGACGCATTTTCATCTAAAAGAGGGTGAAAAGAGAATTATTGAGTTTAACGAAACAAGACATCTGATCTACCTTTTTAAAGGGGCTATTAAGTATCAGAATCAAACAGTAGAAGAAGGAAGTTTGATGTTATTTGATCAGGAGAATAATGTAGATTTTCAGGCCCTGAATGATTGTCAATTAGTTTTGATTCAAATCTCAGGAACTTTTCAGCAATAA
- a CDS encoding tetratricopeptide repeat protein has product MDRFRFYVLLFTFLSTNVFSKSIEEHWAIWKNVNEADTTRLKALKLYTTNKFIYSDPDSAIHYFEEMHDFALSKELKDYQSDALRYIGATYHLRGNYVMSNDYYHQSLAIRKEIKDTNRIASSYNDIAGVYQNQGDDDLALEFYNKSMELFEITGDKSGLSRCFHNIGSVLSDNNEWDTAAYYFNQSLLLDRELGEKIPEAYALINLSKIYLEVGELDSALAFSYQAIAILETRVDKEGLSASYNGLAEIYFKQKKYDDALEFAQKAYQISSEGLSILQTNQSANNLYRIYKKKNDFKSALEMLELQMELTDSIKNEEAKQKTLQQKYEFDYGQKSLADSLKFVEEQRISDFKHEQESKQQKLIIISAIIGLILVILFSFIIYKRLQLTRKQKHIIEDQKVKVEEAHQEIQDSINYAKRIQSAILPPPKMVKQYLEKSFVIYKPKDIVAGDFYWLETKGDNILFAAADCTGHGVPGAMVSVVCNNGLNRSVREHGITDPGKILDKTREIVIQEFEKSEEEVKDGMDIALVSLTLNKKNEIENENDSGDEENTHTHSASHSVLKYAGAHNPLWIIRKGAEEVEEVKADKQPIGKFDNPQSFTTHEITLSSGDTFYIFSDGFADQFGGDKGKKFKAANMKKLLLSMQNESMERQKELIDEAFENWRGNLEQLDDVCVIGVRI; this is encoded by the coding sequence ATGGATAGGTTCAGATTTTACGTTCTATTATTCACTTTTCTTTCTACAAATGTTTTTTCAAAATCAATTGAAGAACATTGGGCTATCTGGAAAAATGTAAATGAAGCAGACACCACGCGATTAAAGGCTCTTAAGCTTTATACAACGAATAAATTTATTTATTCTGACCCAGATTCTGCAATTCATTATTTTGAGGAGATGCATGATTTTGCTTTGTCCAAAGAACTTAAGGATTATCAATCTGATGCATTGAGATACATTGGTGCTACTTATCATCTGCGTGGGAATTATGTAATGTCAAATGATTATTACCATCAAAGTTTAGCTATTAGAAAAGAAATAAAGGATACAAATAGAATAGCTTCTTCATACAATGATATTGCTGGAGTTTACCAAAATCAAGGAGATGATGATCTTGCTTTGGAATTTTATAATAAAAGCATGGAGCTTTTTGAAATCACAGGTGATAAATCTGGATTGTCAAGGTGTTTTCACAATATTGGTAGTGTATTAAGTGATAACAATGAATGGGATACTGCAGCTTATTATTTTAACCAAAGTTTATTGTTAGACAGAGAATTGGGTGAAAAGATTCCGGAAGCCTACGCACTCATTAATTTGAGCAAAATCTACCTTGAAGTAGGTGAGCTCGATTCGGCATTAGCCTTTTCTTATCAAGCAATTGCAATTCTTGAAACTAGAGTGGACAAAGAAGGTTTATCAGCTTCTTACAATGGACTTGCCGAAATATATTTCAAACAGAAAAAGTATGATGATGCTCTGGAGTTCGCCCAAAAAGCTTATCAAATTTCATCTGAAGGTTTGTCCATTTTGCAAACGAATCAGTCAGCTAATAACTTGTATCGCATCTACAAGAAAAAAAATGATTTCAAATCAGCTTTAGAGATGCTTGAATTACAAATGGAATTGACCGATAGTATTAAAAATGAAGAAGCCAAACAAAAAACGTTGCAGCAAAAATATGAATTTGACTATGGACAAAAATCATTGGCAGATAGTTTGAAATTTGTGGAGGAACAACGTATTTCTGACTTTAAACACGAGCAGGAAAGTAAACAGCAAAAATTAATTATTATTTCGGCTATAATAGGACTGATACTTGTTATTCTTTTCTCTTTTATCATATACAAAAGGCTTCAATTAACAAGAAAACAGAAGCATATAATAGAAGATCAAAAAGTAAAAGTAGAAGAGGCTCATCAAGAAATTCAAGATTCAATTAACTACGCTAAACGTATTCAGTCAGCGATATTACCACCACCTAAAATGGTGAAGCAATATTTGGAAAAATCATTTGTCATTTACAAACCAAAAGATATTGTAGCCGGAGATTTTTACTGGTTAGAAACCAAAGGTGATAATATTCTATTCGCTGCAGCAGATTGCACCGGTCATGGAGTTCCCGGAGCTATGGTATCAGTGGTATGTAATAATGGATTAAATAGATCTGTTAGAGAACACGGAATTACTGATCCGGGTAAAATTTTAGATAAAACCCGCGAAATTGTCATTCAAGAATTTGAAAAGTCTGAAGAAGAAGTAAAAGACGGAATGGACATTGCGCTTGTTTCGCTTACACTCAATAAAAAGAATGAAATAGAGAATGAGAATGACAGTGGGGATGAAGAAAACACTCATACTCATTCTGCTTCCCATTCTGTTCTAAAGTATGCGGGTGCTCACAATCCACTTTGGATCATCAGAAAAGGAGCAGAGGAAGTAGAGGAAGTCAAGGCGGACAAACAGCCAATTGGAAAGTTTGACAATCCACAATCTTTTACGACTCATGAAATAACACTAAGTTCCGGGGATACTTTCTATATATTCTCAGACGGTTTTGCAGATCAATTTGGTGGAGACAAAGGTAAGAAATTCAAGGCTGCCAATATGAAAAAACTGCTTTTATCAATGCAAAATGAAAGTATGGAACGTCAAAAAGAATTGATAGATGAAGCCTTTGAAAATTGGCGTGGAAATCTGGAGCAGTTAGATGATGTTTGCGTAATAGGTGTGAGAATATAA
- a CDS encoding cold-shock protein codes for MKEGTVKFFNYQKGFGFITPSDSSEDIFVHNSGLIDEINEGDKVTYEEGQGKKGLNAINVKVA; via the coding sequence ATGAAAGAAGGAACAGTTAAATTCTTCAATTACCAAAAAGGTTTTGGTTTTATTACTCCATCAGATTCTTCTGAGGATATTTTTGTACACAACTCAGGTTTGATTGATGAAATCAACGAAGGTGACAAAGTAACTTATGAAGAAGGACAGGGTAAAAAAGGTCTTAACGCTATCAACGTAAAAGTTGCATAA
- a CDS encoding fibronectin type III domain-containing protein, whose product MFRLYKYLILLFVVFTTLQGRSQNYPVQTFVSITPPYSSYLPDYADPFNNQMKILLTLTDFAVPSHQVKLRFTIEGTGYTIKTKEDLSTLPTITLTPGVPMEVSGSMLAPYLSSDNLQFLQGIDKAQYEATQLLPEGLANVCVEVINAENANQAVLSNPACGQYWFALYDPPLLNLPFCGDEVTPTDPQQIMFSWSPLHMVNPTSAATEYVFEIVEITPANEGIDPNFAFSSIGTRDSIITTNTFVNYGITNLQLQVGYTYYWRVKARDATGRSLFVNNGFSQVCSFKYGNAASSLLNGIVLELESEGTGQNVGTATWNGSSMFDEYVLEVRKTGNPDFNWHPISTTDITEKMYMLDPETEYECRVKGLAGGAETDWSNTSIFTTLPERNYECGSTALPGKPAQIIPLEFLMPGMKVQTGQFIMEVTAAEPATNNQPGHFRGTGRIPITFLMTANVEFEDILIDENLIHYDGRIDVMTSGVEEWAGAFNNVYIDGIISSFAVDSLDSTVVFQIEGMGQQVFDWPPPGETITIIDDSGNIYTIDENGNVTVTVMVAPDNDNLDATANRQIYFIEHPNQVYGFDRLEYSEWTMQYPAIALSDGTNYFVSYKSLRINQTDKLYAVIKSDTLFTPTFVTAGGDELTATMIADTLYEITVGNYATSQVIYAYDDKNGKIGKCNLSVYDDKHNEVVIVPINGAQVPSATVLESSLNEIFIQASATFSVSVAPNYNISFDTNSNGLDGASDSTLSLYSDEMKTIRDAYFADTLKENKLYLFVVPQIEGDLAGYMVRGKIVGFVEEGQPNRTYAHELAHGAFDLEHTFPEIQQGQSNNILDYSNGTHLTHDQWYQIHHFNLSFSFLDDAEDGSLQNFSSILSFYENKPTWTVVQSHHGFVLLDGSTVKIPGVTHVVFDINGKVFMFKANGQNYKPYFAKGLINGGYFITGYYKEEITNSFIKSYPRSDEELAEYKEDSLIGLRFKNFENVVQGDFLYTYAPKIEYDEYSNCICHQIWQADENFNVQSYFSANEDSWFINHQIISRISRSSTVSYQGCNGTCIDYGIFNVSGPAEKLFVQLAPDAPDLFKLEELVQYLNEKIDTIDRFGFYSRLKDESENKYTRELYIDNEISHKGLALFCKKHSVYSKTKFQEIFGTTLLKGGRDVSIIFSKEDLWVMADETYNDISIDHYYFKVTGSKRNYEYSFADLTERDYIKQHHNLMWRGILDAENHGFAQPIALHEYYQQLVAKYGTDNAFIGLIDAMSIISKLYCLDLMELGEAIGNDLQKFLNAAEISPAVYNPSDPNYISGPIIAYRLVNGDIWTDGESSKLQFAYLCGLYNGAVHEIHDMGQLIPLLFGYLCDSEIKKGIDDAIASFSLSTIAEAVEEDFSGNQYERAEMAGRYTVMVITAVIPLSKTKFFTKLKNFTKVLKNLPKKLKSFLKKVNSGDLPKWKIKDGKVDTELQKLTFGDEEITVFSITEDETPVLLIEQNKFLDDYLPNEVVDDLGEVNYKEWGANETKLDELVLVEKSDGTVGVGKKKVLNLDWVDELTGPGWNQVKRDLLKADLKANPNMFDNLDNLDGAEAWKVIKDAIPNASGTTQFAKDPLVIKKVSEMIQEGSDFRIYAGENWESYLNDILSVADISPCSTCGVATGISKSAPSLEVHLENVNYFISNFNASGKASKFFSWMKGSSANGNPLSPYNRSEMFQTLDEIKKMGLTESSLSTVGGKFHTGSSSSRMSDLQVGQVHYEFKNKDFSLAADGSLSKSDIEQVLGNEGAFSSINGISEYKWKPFNARQNVDSDNIKKLWQKAFQNSDSNAGPTTQEIYQNMKSSLKQQLGIDGMTGQQQFNQLILDLDSDLYGFILAN is encoded by the coding sequence ATGTTTAGACTTTACAAATATCTAATATTGCTGTTTGTTGTTTTTACAACACTGCAGGGTCGTTCTCAAAACTATCCGGTACAGACATTTGTGTCTATTACACCTCCTTATTCATCTTATTTACCTGATTATGCTGATCCTTTCAATAATCAGATGAAAATATTGTTGACGCTTACAGATTTTGCAGTGCCATCACATCAGGTGAAGTTAAGATTTACTATTGAAGGAACAGGATATACCATTAAAACCAAAGAAGATCTTTCAACTTTACCAACAATTACTTTAACACCGGGAGTTCCTATGGAAGTTTCGGGTTCAATGCTGGCACCTTATCTTTCATCTGATAACCTTCAGTTTTTACAGGGAATAGATAAAGCACAGTATGAAGCTACACAGCTGTTGCCAGAAGGTTTAGCAAATGTTTGCGTTGAAGTAATCAATGCAGAAAATGCCAATCAAGCTGTATTAAGTAACCCTGCTTGTGGTCAGTATTGGTTTGCATTATATGATCCGCCCTTATTAAATCTACCTTTTTGTGGGGATGAGGTGACACCTACAGATCCGCAACAAATAATGTTTTCTTGGTCACCTTTGCACATGGTTAATCCAACTAGTGCAGCAACTGAATATGTATTTGAAATAGTTGAGATAACACCTGCTAATGAAGGGATAGATCCAAATTTTGCATTCAGTTCAATTGGTACAAGAGATTCGATTATTACAACCAACACCTTTGTCAATTATGGAATTACTAACCTTCAGCTTCAAGTTGGCTACACTTATTACTGGAGGGTAAAAGCAAGGGATGCAACAGGTAGAAGTTTATTTGTAAATAATGGATTTTCACAAGTATGCAGTTTTAAATATGGAAATGCAGCTAGTTCATTGTTGAATGGAATTGTACTTGAACTGGAATCAGAAGGTACAGGACAAAATGTAGGTACGGCTACCTGGAATGGATCATCCATGTTTGATGAATATGTTTTGGAAGTTAGAAAAACCGGTAATCCTGATTTTAACTGGCATCCAATATCTACTACAGATATTACTGAAAAAATGTACATGCTTGATCCTGAAACTGAGTATGAATGCAGGGTAAAAGGATTGGCTGGTGGGGCTGAAACTGATTGGAGTAATACTTCAATTTTTACAACATTGCCTGAGCGAAATTATGAGTGTGGATCTACTGCATTGCCTGGTAAACCTGCTCAGATAATACCGCTTGAATTTTTAATGCCCGGAATGAAGGTGCAAACCGGACAGTTTATAATGGAGGTAACGGCAGCAGAACCTGCAACCAATAATCAACCGGGCCATTTTAGAGGAACAGGTAGAATCCCTATCACCTTTTTAATGACTGCAAATGTTGAGTTTGAGGATATACTAATTGATGAAAATCTCATTCATTATGATGGTAGAATTGATGTGATGACCAGTGGGGTTGAGGAGTGGGCAGGTGCATTTAACAATGTGTACATTGATGGAATTATTAGCTCTTTTGCAGTTGATTCACTTGATTCCACGGTTGTGTTCCAGATAGAAGGAATGGGTCAGCAAGTGTTTGACTGGCCTCCTCCTGGTGAAACAATCACCATAATTGATGATAGTGGAAATATCTATACCATTGATGAAAATGGTAATGTTACAGTAACGGTTATGGTGGCTCCTGATAATGATAATTTGGATGCTACCGCCAATCGTCAAATCTATTTTATTGAACATCCAAATCAGGTGTATGGATTTGATAGGTTGGAGTATAGCGAATGGACAATGCAATATCCGGCCATTGCATTGTCTGATGGCACCAACTATTTTGTCTCCTACAAATCACTAAGGATTAATCAAACGGATAAGCTTTATGCGGTGATAAAATCAGATACATTGTTTACACCAACTTTTGTTACTGCCGGTGGAGATGAGTTAACGGCTACAATGATTGCTGATACTTTGTATGAAATTACAGTGGGTAATTATGCAACTTCTCAAGTGATTTATGCATATGACGACAAAAATGGCAAAATAGGAAAATGCAATCTTTCAGTTTATGATGATAAACACAATGAAGTTGTAATTGTACCAATTAACGGTGCTCAAGTTCCTTCTGCAACTGTACTAGAGAGTTCACTTAACGAGATATTTATTCAGGCTTCAGCTACTTTTAGTGTAAGCGTTGCACCAAATTATAACATCAGTTTTGATACAAATAGTAATGGTTTAGATGGCGCAAGTGATTCAACCTTGAGCTTGTATTCTGATGAGATGAAAACCATTAGAGATGCCTATTTTGCTGACACCCTAAAAGAAAATAAGCTGTATTTATTTGTGGTTCCTCAAATTGAAGGTGACTTGGCCGGGTATATGGTAAGGGGAAAAATTGTAGGGTTTGTAGAAGAAGGACAACCAAACAGAACTTATGCCCATGAATTAGCGCATGGAGCATTTGATTTAGAGCATACCTTCCCTGAAATTCAACAAGGTCAATCTAACAATATTTTAGATTACAGTAATGGAACTCATTTAACCCATGATCAGTGGTATCAAATCCATCATTTCAATTTGAGTTTTAGCTTTTTGGATGATGCTGAGGATGGGAGTTTACAAAATTTCTCAAGTATTCTAAGTTTCTATGAAAATAAACCAACTTGGACGGTTGTCCAAAGTCATCATGGCTTTGTATTATTGGATGGCTCCACTGTTAAAATTCCAGGTGTTACTCATGTGGTTTTTGATATTAATGGAAAGGTGTTCATGTTCAAAGCAAATGGTCAAAACTATAAACCTTATTTTGCCAAGGGGTTAATTAATGGAGGTTATTTTATAACAGGATATTACAAAGAGGAGATTACAAATTCTTTTATAAAGAGTTATCCACGTTCAGATGAGGAATTAGCGGAATATAAAGAAGATAGTCTTATTGGTTTGAGGTTTAAAAACTTTGAAAATGTAGTTCAAGGAGATTTCCTTTATACATATGCGCCCAAAATAGAATATGATGAATATTCGAATTGTATATGTCATCAAATTTGGCAAGCTGATGAAAATTTTAATGTACAGAGTTATTTTTCAGCAAATGAAGATTCATGGTTTATCAATCATCAGATTATCTCAAGAATTAGTCGATCAAGTACAGTTTCGTATCAGGGCTGTAATGGAACTTGTATTGATTATGGAATTTTTAATGTGAGTGGTCCAGCAGAAAAGTTATTTGTTCAACTAGCTCCAGATGCTCCTGACCTATTCAAATTGGAAGAATTAGTTCAATATTTAAATGAGAAGATAGATACAATAGATCGTTTTGGTTTTTATTCAAGATTAAAGGACGAATCTGAAAATAAGTACACCAGAGAGTTATATATAGACAATGAGATTTCTCACAAAGGGTTGGCCTTATTTTGTAAGAAGCACTCAGTTTATTCTAAAACAAAGTTTCAAGAGATTTTTGGAACAACTTTACTAAAAGGAGGTCGAGATGTGTCTATAATTTTCAGTAAGGAAGATTTGTGGGTTATGGCGGACGAAACATATAATGACATATCTATAGATCATTACTATTTCAAAGTTACAGGGTCAAAGAGAAATTACGAATATTCATTTGCGGATTTAACAGAAAGGGATTACATAAAGCAGCATCATAATTTAATGTGGAGAGGGATTTTAGATGCGGAAAACCACGGTTTTGCACAACCAATTGCATTGCATGAATACTATCAGCAATTAGTTGCTAAATATGGAACTGATAATGCTTTTATTGGACTTATTGATGCCATGAGTATTATTTCCAAACTCTACTGCCTAGATTTAATGGAGCTGGGTGAGGCAATAGGTAATGATTTGCAAAAATTTTTAAACGCTGCTGAGATTAGCCCTGCAGTTTATAATCCAAGTGATCCAAATTATATCAGTGGTCCCATTATAGCCTATAGGCTAGTGAACGGTGATATTTGGACAGATGGTGAATCTTCTAAATTGCAATTTGCATATTTATGCGGATTGTATAACGGAGCGGTACATGAAATCCATGATATGGGACAATTAATACCTCTGTTATTTGGTTATTTATGTGACTCTGAAATTAAAAAAGGTATAGATGATGCAATAGCCAGTTTCAGTTTGTCAACAATTGCAGAAGCTGTTGAAGAAGATTTTAGTGGAAATCAGTATGAAAGAGCTGAAATGGCTGGAAGATATACTGTTATGGTAATAACTGCAGTTATCCCACTGAGTAAAACAAAGTTTTTCACTAAGTTGAAAAATTTCACAAAAGTTTTAAAGAATTTACCAAAGAAACTAAAGTCATTTTTAAAGAAAGTAAATTCTGGAGATTTACCCAAATGGAAAATTAAAGATGGTAAAGTCGATACAGAATTGCAAAAACTAACTTTTGGTGATGAAGAGATTACTGTTTTTAGTATTACAGAGGATGAAACTCCTGTTCTGCTCATAGAACAGAATAAGTTTTTAGACGATTACCTGCCAAATGAAGTAGTTGACGATTTAGGAGAAGTTAATTACAAAGAATGGGGGGCGAATGAGACGAAATTAGATGAGCTAGTTCTAGTTGAAAAAAGTGATGGAACTGTTGGGGTTGGTAAGAAGAAAGTATTGAATTTAGACTGGGTAGATGAGTTAACTGGTCCAGGCTGGAATCAAGTAAAGAGAGATTTATTAAAAGCAGATCTGAAAGCTAATCCAAATATGTTTGATAATTTAGACAATTTGGATGGAGCTGAAGCCTGGAAAGTTATAAAAGATGCTATTCCAAATGCATCAGGAACAACGCAATTTGCAAAAGATCCTTTAGTAATCAAAAAAGTTTCTGAAATGATTCAAGAGGGTTCTGATTTTAGGATTTATGCGGGGGAGAATTGGGAGAGTTATTTAAACGATATATTATCTGTTGCAGATATAAGTCCGTGCAGTACCTGTGGTGTTGCTACTGGAATATCCAAATCAGCTCCTTCATTAGAAGTACACTTGGAAAATGTGAATTATTTTATTTCAAATTTTAATGCCAGTGGAAAAGCTTCAAAGTTTTTTTCTTGGATGAAAGGCAGCTCTGCAAATGGAAATCCTCTCTCACCATACAATAGAAGCGAAATGTTTCAAACATTGGATGAAATTAAAAAAATGGGCTTAACGGAATCTAGTCTGTCGACTGTTGGAGGTAAATTTCATACAGGATCTTCCTCTTCAAGGATGTCAGATTTACAGGTAGGTCAAGTTCATTATGAGTTTAAAAACAAGGATTTTTCGTTGGCAGCTGATGGTTCATTGTCGAAATCAGATATAGAACAAGTTTTGGGTAACGAAGGTGCTTTTTCTAGTATAAATGGAATCTCAGAATATAAATGGAAACCATTTAATGCGAGACAAAATGTGGATTCCGATAACATTAAAAAATTGTGGCAAAAGGCTTTTCAAAATTCAGACAGCAATGCTGGACCAACCACACAGGAGATTTATCAGAACATGAAAAGTAGTTTGAAGCAACAATTGGGTATAGATGGTATGACAGGTCAACAACAGTTTAATCAATTAATTTTAGATTTGGATTCAGATTTGTACGGTTTTATTTTAGCTAATTAA